A genomic segment from Roseibium algicola encodes:
- a CDS encoding phytanoyl-CoA dioxygenase family protein, with the protein MTPLSYLKAPFWVLGLAGTDKSPRKNPLLGSERLNTWGLHKKRVQLAADLAAHRRAKLAHLVDRDQQAFFDENGYFLVKNFLPEETFRQLKEEVFNQPFESREMRQGQAVTRMTLLPPEVLRKNAALAQAVRDPRAINMIRYAASQGGQPLNFIQTVLVEPLKVKKKDPQSDAHADTFHATSKAWLFLQDVGEDDGPFFFVPGSHKLTKERLEWEYECSLSAAKDLRSHHASGSFRIKADELASLGLPQPKKMAVPENTLIVADTFAFHGRTPSDKPTVRSEIHWHMRRNPFLPWTGGDLKSMPGLKDRGMPVLMDLADVAEKTLKQRNVWRKVGEVMVRSQPHV; encoded by the coding sequence ATGACACCCTTGTCCTATCTGAAAGCCCCGTTCTGGGTTCTGGGTCTCGCCGGAACCGACAAGTCTCCGCGCAAGAATCCGCTTCTGGGAAGCGAGAGGCTGAATACCTGGGGCCTGCACAAGAAAAGAGTGCAGCTTGCGGCCGATCTTGCAGCACACAGACGCGCGAAGCTGGCGCATCTGGTTGATCGGGACCAGCAGGCTTTCTTCGATGAGAACGGCTATTTCCTGGTCAAGAACTTCCTGCCGGAAGAAACTTTCCGCCAGCTCAAGGAAGAAGTGTTCAACCAGCCATTCGAATCGCGGGAGATGCGCCAGGGCCAAGCGGTGACGCGGATGACCTTGCTGCCGCCGGAGGTGTTGCGCAAAAACGCTGCGTTGGCTCAGGCGGTGCGTGATCCGCGTGCGATCAACATGATCCGCTATGCCGCCTCGCAGGGTGGACAGCCTCTCAATTTCATTCAGACGGTCCTGGTAGAACCGTTGAAGGTGAAGAAAAAAGATCCGCAGTCCGATGCCCATGCAGATACGTTCCACGCGACGTCCAAGGCCTGGCTGTTCCTGCAGGACGTCGGTGAGGACGACGGTCCCTTCTTCTTCGTGCCGGGCTCACACAAGCTCACGAAGGAGCGGCTGGAATGGGAGTATGAATGCTCCCTGAGCGCAGCCAAGGACCTGAGGTCCCACCATGCCAGCGGGTCTTTCCGGATCAAGGCGGATGAGCTTGCCTCCCTTGGCCTGCCGCAGCCCAAGAAGATGGCGGTGCCGGAAAACACTTTGATCGTGGCCGATACCTTTGCCTTTCACGGCCGCACGCCGTCCGACAAACCGACAGTCCGTTCGGAAATCCACTGGCACATGCGCCGAAATCCGTTCCTGCCGTGGACCGGCGGCGACCTGAAATCCATGCCGGGTTTGAAGGATCGCGGCATGCCGGTTCTGATGGATCTTGCGGATGTGGCTGAAAAGACGCTGAAGCAGCGCAACGTGTGGCGCAAGGTGGGCGAAGTCATGGTGCGCTCGCAGCCGCACGTGTGA
- a CDS encoding DUF1131 family protein — protein MRLTAIGFACLFALTGAACAPTADLDGTSGRLVRTSNITLVQIAEDHVGGITGETQYGQKAIEAALPGFTTEGIQTANENSTEWALAAFNSDGFQVLQVFKGQNGKVRTVHGVTHHLQGPNGERIGMTFSEIGSSRADCRVGQNLWRGMAICHSDGHPNVELVYAIPGYDGPFDRLPAENDLFDAQLQRILWTPKS, from the coding sequence ATGCGTCTAACTGCTATCGGTTTTGCCTGCCTTTTCGCACTTACGGGAGCGGCCTGCGCACCGACGGCGGATCTGGACGGCACATCCGGGCGCCTGGTGCGGACATCCAACATCACGCTGGTGCAAATCGCTGAAGATCATGTCGGCGGCATTACCGGTGAAACCCAATACGGCCAGAAAGCCATTGAGGCAGCCCTGCCCGGCTTCACCACCGAAGGCATTCAGACCGCCAACGAAAACTCCACCGAGTGGGCGCTAGCAGCTTTCAACAGTGACGGCTTTCAGGTGTTGCAGGTGTTCAAGGGTCAGAACGGCAAGGTCCGCACCGTCCACGGTGTGACACACCACCTGCAGGGCCCGAACGGCGAACGGATCGGCATGACCTTTTCCGAAATCGGCTCCTCACGTGCCGATTGCCGTGTCGGCCAGAACCTGTGGCGTGGCATGGCAATCTGCCATTCCGATGGCCATCCGAACGTGGAACTGGTCTACGCAATCCCGGGCTACGACGGCCCGTTTGACCGCCTTCCGGCTGAAAACGACCTGTTCGATGCACAGCTCCAGCGGATCCTCTGGACGCCGAAGAGCTGA
- a CDS encoding asparaginase encodes MDNPALVDVTRGTVIESLHRGSIAIVDSSGKLVFGIGNVEARVFPRSAIKALQALPLVESGAAEALDYSDAELALACASHNGEEVHANSARVMLMKAGLAEDNLECGPQWPQRMEDAAKLILADETPCGLHNNCSGKHAGFLGLAKVMGVETRGYVNAEHPVQREVRNVMEQMTGDTLSEDVCGTDGCSIPTYASPLRSFARAFAAFGTGEGLEPLRAEAAERLFDACINEPYMVAGTGRFCTRVMEAFRGRVFVKTGAEGVFCASIPELGFGVALKCDDGATRASEVMMATVLEAMLELNDDEAALLDGLVNPPILTRVGIQAGHIKPREEFLTELKAALP; translated from the coding sequence ATGGACAATCCGGCTCTGGTCGACGTCACCCGCGGCACCGTGATCGAAAGCCTGCATCGGGGCAGCATTGCCATCGTCGATAGCTCCGGAAAGCTGGTTTTCGGTATCGGCAATGTGGAAGCCCGGGTGTTTCCGCGCTCCGCCATCAAGGCACTTCAGGCATTGCCCCTGGTTGAATCGGGAGCGGCGGAAGCGCTCGACTATTCAGATGCCGAACTGGCACTTGCCTGTGCGTCTCACAACGGCGAGGAAGTTCACGCAAATTCGGCAAGGGTCATGCTGATGAAAGCAGGCCTTGCCGAAGACAATCTCGAGTGCGGCCCGCAATGGCCCCAGCGCATGGAAGATGCAGCCAAACTTATCCTGGCTGATGAAACGCCCTGCGGCCTGCACAACAACTGCTCAGGCAAACATGCGGGTTTCCTTGGCCTGGCCAAGGTGATGGGTGTCGAGACACGCGGCTATGTAAACGCGGAACACCCCGTGCAACGTGAAGTTCGCAACGTGATGGAGCAGATGACCGGCGACACTCTGTCCGAGGATGTCTGCGGAACAGACGGCTGCTCAATCCCGACCTACGCTTCACCATTGCGCAGCTTCGCGCGCGCCTTTGCAGCCTTTGGAACCGGTGAGGGATTGGAGCCGCTTCGCGCAGAGGCTGCGGAACGGCTGTTTGATGCCTGCATCAACGAACCTTACATGGTTGCCGGGACAGGCCGTTTCTGCACCAGGGTGATGGAAGCTTTCCGTGGCCGAGTGTTCGTCAAGACCGGAGCCGAAGGTGTCTTCTGCGCTTCCATTCCCGAGCTTGGTTTCGGTGTCGCGCTGAAATGCGACGACGGAGCAACCCGGGCGTCCGAAGTGATGATGGCAACCGTTCTGGAAGCGATGCTGGAGCTGAACGATGATGAGGCAGCTCTGCTTGACGGACTGGTGAACCCGCCGATCCTGACCCGGGTCGGTATCCAGGCCGGACACATCAAGCCGCGCGAAGAGTTCCTGACCGAGTTGAAAGCAGCGCTGCCTTAA
- the meaB gene encoding methylmalonyl Co-A mutase-associated GTPase MeaB codes for MMTTARNLDPAKLADGLKAGQRAALARAITLVESRKREHRRLAQHLIQELLPLTGKALRVGITGVPGVGKSTTIDTLGSNLTAAGHKVAVLAVDPSSTRTGGSILGDKTRMAQLAVDQNAFIRPSPSAGTLGGVAAKTRETMLLCEAAGYDVILVETVGIGQSETTVADMVDFFLVLMLPGAGDELQGIKKGVLEIADMIAVNKADGDGATRARTAASDYRAALHILAPKSPTWTPPVITVSGLANEGLDHLWEQITVFRERMQASGEWHQKRSGQQVAWMWDMLQQRMMEALTSNTRTADRLKSLEEEVRGGKTAVSLAVDELATLMGLGE; via the coding sequence ATGATGACAACGGCACGAAATCTCGACCCCGCCAAGCTGGCGGACGGTCTGAAAGCCGGACAGCGCGCTGCGCTTGCCCGCGCCATCACGCTCGTGGAATCGCGCAAGCGCGAGCATCGCCGCCTTGCCCAGCATCTGATTCAAGAACTGCTACCCCTCACAGGAAAGGCTCTCAGGGTCGGCATCACCGGCGTGCCAGGTGTCGGCAAGTCCACGACCATCGACACGCTGGGGTCCAACCTGACAGCCGCAGGGCACAAGGTCGCCGTTCTCGCGGTCGATCCGTCATCCACCCGTACCGGTGGGTCGATCCTGGGTGACAAGACACGAATGGCCCAGCTCGCGGTGGATCAGAACGCCTTCATCCGCCCTTCGCCTTCCGCCGGCACGCTTGGTGGGGTCGCCGCGAAGACGCGCGAAACCATGCTGTTGTGCGAGGCCGCCGGGTACGACGTGATCCTGGTTGAAACCGTCGGCATCGGGCAATCGGAAACCACGGTTGCCGACATGGTCGACTTCTTTCTGGTCCTGATGCTGCCTGGCGCCGGTGACGAACTTCAGGGCATCAAGAAGGGCGTTCTTGAGATTGCCGACATGATCGCCGTCAACAAGGCCGACGGCGACGGCGCTACCCGTGCCCGTACCGCTGCCTCGGACTATCGCGCAGCCCTGCATATCCTTGCTCCCAAGTCGCCCACATGGACCCCGCCTGTCATCACGGTGTCTGGCCTCGCCAACGAAGGGCTGGATCACCTGTGGGAGCAGATTACGGTGTTTCGCGAGCGCATGCAGGCCAGCGGTGAATGGCATCAAAAACGCAGCGGACAACAAGTCGCCTGGATGTGGGACATGCTTCAGCAGCGCATGATGGAAGCCCTGACATCGAACACGCGTACCGCCGACCGTCTCAAATCCCTGGAGGAGGAAGTGCGCGGCGGCAAGACCGCTGTCTCGCTCGCGGTGGACGAATTAGCGACCTTGATGGGGCTTGGCGAATGA
- a CDS encoding GNAT family N-acetyltransferase — translation MAKLQDVPGLKTCIDRAYAPVKSTLPDLPDVSSGLEEDIGQNHVFVAETDGRIVGCSILGLHGQSAHLMNIAVDPDIRGMGIGRLLIEAVEDLASESGATEIHLATHVAMPENVALYAHLGWSEMERNGNKVLMKKDL, via the coding sequence ATGGCCAAATTGCAAGACGTCCCGGGCCTGAAAACATGCATCGACAGGGCCTATGCACCGGTAAAATCAACCTTGCCGGACCTGCCAGACGTCTCTTCCGGCCTCGAGGAAGACATCGGACAAAACCATGTCTTCGTCGCCGAAACGGATGGCCGTATCGTCGGCTGCTCAATCCTGGGTCTCCACGGCCAAAGTGCTCATCTCATGAACATAGCCGTCGATCCGGATATCAGGGGCATGGGCATCGGGCGTCTGTTGATCGAAGCCGTAGAGGACCTCGCCAGTGAGAGCGGAGCCACCGAGATACATCTGGCAACCCATGTCGCCATGCCTGAGAACGTTGCTCTTTACGCGCACCTGGGCTGGAGTGAAATGGAAAGAAACGGCAACAAGGTGCTGATGAAAAAAGATCTTTGA
- a CDS encoding TIGR03808 family TAT-translocated repetitive protein encodes MTRNLSKLNRRAFLAGTALCLYGTVATAQMKVADLRGSIDSEDLGLLPNAADDQTAQFQNAVNRAVERGRALFLPAGTYPVANLRLPSGTLIVGVPGRTRLVYQGGGGQLIRAEDVANVGLTGITFDGANRSIGDFTEGLLHFINVKNVTLDNCEITGSSKMGLLLDRCSGRVENCRISGAAEAGLRSNEANGLAITGNTVTDCANGGIWVHRWREGEDGTIVSGNRVERIGARYGGTGQFGNGINVFRAHGVMVSNNRVADCAFSAIRSNAGSNVQIIGNSCLRSGETAIYSEFGFQGAVIANNIVDGGTIGISIANFMDGGRMAVCSGNLIRNIKKEGPYPPEVAGFGIGIAVEADTTLTGNVVEGAPKFGLMLGWGPYMRNIAASQNVVRDCGTGIAVTVVDGAGAAVITNNIVQGSHQGAINGYRWLEKATGELNNVSEFDNLTVHGNQIAA; translated from the coding sequence ATGACACGTAATCTTTCAAAACTGAACCGACGCGCGTTTCTTGCCGGGACAGCATTGTGTCTTTACGGGACAGTCGCCACGGCCCAGATGAAGGTTGCCGACCTGCGCGGTTCTATCGACTCAGAGGATCTTGGTCTTCTTCCCAACGCGGCAGATGACCAGACCGCTCAATTCCAGAATGCCGTCAATCGTGCCGTTGAGCGTGGTCGCGCGCTGTTCCTGCCTGCCGGCACCTATCCGGTCGCCAATCTGCGTCTTCCCTCTGGCACATTGATTGTCGGGGTTCCCGGCAGAACACGGCTCGTCTACCAGGGTGGCGGCGGTCAATTGATCCGTGCCGAGGATGTTGCCAATGTCGGCCTGACCGGGATTACCTTCGATGGCGCCAATCGATCAATCGGCGATTTCACCGAGGGACTGCTGCATTTCATCAACGTCAAGAACGTCACGCTGGACAATTGCGAGATCACCGGTTCTTCCAAGATGGGACTGTTGCTGGACCGCTGTTCAGGCCGGGTCGAAAATTGCCGGATCTCCGGTGCTGCGGAAGCGGGACTGCGTTCGAACGAGGCCAACGGCCTTGCCATCACCGGCAACACGGTGACCGACTGCGCCAACGGCGGCATCTGGGTGCACCGCTGGCGCGAAGGCGAGGACGGAACCATCGTTTCCGGCAACCGGGTGGAACGTATCGGCGCCCGCTACGGCGGCACCGGCCAGTTCGGCAACGGCATCAATGTTTTCCGCGCTCATGGCGTCATGGTTTCCAACAACCGTGTGGCGGATTGCGCCTTCTCCGCAATCCGCTCCAATGCAGGTTCCAACGTCCAGATCATCGGTAATTCCTGCCTGCGCTCCGGAGAAACGGCGATCTATTCCGAGTTCGGTTTCCAGGGAGCAGTCATTGCCAACAATATCGTTGACGGCGGCACGATCGGCATATCCATCGCCAACTTCATGGATGGCGGCCGTATGGCGGTCTGTTCCGGCAATCTGATCCGCAACATCAAGAAGGAAGGCCCCTACCCGCCGGAAGTGGCCGGATTCGGCATCGGCATCGCCGTTGAAGCGGATACGACGCTGACCGGCAATGTGGTGGAGGGCGCACCGAAATTCGGCCTGATGCTCGGCTGGGGCCCCTATATGCGCAACATCGCAGCCTCCCAGAACGTTGTTCGGGACTGCGGCACCGGTATCGCCGTAACCGTGGTCGATGGCGCGGGCGCTGCCGTCATCACCAACAACATTGTTCAAGGTTCGCATCAGGGCGCGATCAACGGTTACCGCTGGCTCGAAAAAGCGACCGGTGAACTGAACAATGTTTCGGAATTCGACAATCTCACCGTTCACGGCAACCAGATAGCCGCCTGA
- a CDS encoding dimethylarginine dimethylaminohydrolase family protein, producing MAHRPDLSFRFTHAITRTPADSVADGIRAVDTGNPSGEKFRAEHERYVSALQEAGLTVDVLPQLETYPDSCFVEDPAFCLPEGAIQLRPGTASREGEGAEIRAALESRFGKVVDLPGNGHVDGGDVLMLDDVILIGLSARTDREGADAFAGLLGEWGYKAEVCETPDGVLHFKTACSTLGDGVILATKVMADSGFFGDREIVVVPEGEDYAANVIRVNDVVMVPEGYPKTLAAIEAAGFTTVVLPTHEARKVDGGLSCLSLRFALD from the coding sequence ATGGCACATCGTCCCGATTTGTCTTTCCGTTTCACCCACGCGATCACACGCACGCCCGCCGACAGCGTGGCCGACGGCATCCGTGCGGTGGACACGGGCAACCCGAGTGGCGAAAAATTCAGGGCAGAACATGAGCGTTATGTCTCGGCCTTGCAAGAAGCCGGCTTGACGGTTGACGTTCTGCCGCAGCTTGAAACCTACCCGGACAGTTGTTTTGTCGAGGATCCTGCCTTCTGCCTGCCTGAAGGCGCTATCCAGCTTCGGCCGGGCACGGCCAGCCGTGAAGGCGAAGGCGCGGAGATCCGTGCGGCACTGGAAAGCCGGTTCGGTAAGGTTGTCGACCTGCCGGGGAACGGTCATGTCGACGGCGGCGATGTCCTGATGCTCGACGACGTCATCCTGATCGGCCTGTCCGCCCGCACCGACCGGGAGGGCGCCGATGCCTTTGCCGGATTGCTGGGCGAGTGGGGCTACAAGGCCGAAGTCTGCGAAACGCCGGATGGCGTGCTGCATTTCAAGACAGCCTGTTCCACCCTTGGCGACGGCGTCATCCTGGCGACCAAGGTCATGGCAGACAGCGGCTTTTTCGGTGACCGCGAAATCGTGGTCGTTCCGGAAGGGGAAGACTACGCCGCCAACGTCATCCGTGTGAATGATGTCGTGATGGTGCCGGAAGGCTACCCGAAGACATTGGCAGCCATCGAGGCGGCCGGTTTCACGACCGTCGTCCTGCCGACGCACGAAGCCCGCAAGGTCGATGGTGGCCTGTCGTGCCTGTCACTGCGCTTTGCCCTGGACTGA
- a CDS encoding aminotransferase has product MKPTNPVFTGIATTVFETMSRLAMAHGAVNLGQGFPDVDGPVDIRQAAADALLQGPNQYPPMLGIPDLRQAVAEANRRFYGLEVDPQTEVMVTSGATEALADCIFALVSPGDEVVLIEPLYDCYLPLVKQAGGIPVRVRVTPPNWSLDAEALKAAFSDKTKAVLINNPMNPTAKVFSDKELELVASLCRQYDAYAICDEVYEHLVFDGHRHTPLMALDGMRERTVRIGSAGKTFSLTGWKVGYVTGPAALMDPIAKAHQWVTFTTPPHLQKAVAYGLRKDDSYYDGLSQDLAAKRDRMAAGLAALGFSVLPCNATYFLTCGFEGLGLGRTDVEACETLVTAAGVAAVPVSAFYGSDAPEGYIRFCFCKQDAVIDEALARLSAFLTAARAESA; this is encoded by the coding sequence ATGAAGCCGACCAATCCGGTCTTCACCGGCATTGCCACCACCGTGTTCGAGACCATGTCGCGCTTGGCTATGGCGCATGGGGCCGTGAACCTCGGACAGGGATTTCCAGATGTCGACGGGCCGGTGGATATCCGGCAGGCGGCGGCTGATGCGTTGTTGCAGGGGCCGAACCAATATCCGCCCATGCTGGGAATACCGGACCTTCGCCAGGCCGTTGCCGAGGCCAATCGCCGTTTCTACGGTCTCGAGGTCGATCCGCAAACCGAAGTGATGGTGACTTCCGGTGCGACCGAGGCGTTGGCGGATTGCATTTTCGCGCTGGTATCCCCGGGTGACGAGGTTGTGCTGATCGAACCGCTCTACGATTGCTACCTGCCGCTGGTGAAGCAGGCCGGCGGCATTCCCGTGCGCGTCCGGGTGACCCCGCCCAACTGGTCGCTGGATGCTGAAGCTCTCAAGGCAGCCTTCTCCGACAAGACCAAGGCAGTTCTCATCAACAACCCGATGAACCCGACGGCCAAGGTGTTTTCAGACAAAGAGCTTGAGTTGGTCGCCTCTCTCTGCCGCCAGTATGATGCCTATGCGATCTGTGACGAAGTCTACGAGCACCTCGTCTTTGACGGTCATAGGCACACACCGCTGATGGCGCTGGACGGCATGCGCGAGCGCACGGTGCGGATCGGCTCTGCGGGCAAGACCTTCTCGCTCACCGGGTGGAAGGTTGGCTATGTCACCGGGCCTGCCGCGCTCATGGACCCGATTGCCAAGGCGCACCAGTGGGTGACCTTCACGACACCGCCACATCTGCAAAAGGCTGTTGCCTATGGCCTGCGCAAGGACGACAGCTACTACGATGGCCTGTCGCAAGACCTTGCCGCAAAGCGCGACCGCATGGCGGCAGGCCTTGCCGCCCTCGGATTTTCCGTTCTGCCTTGCAATGCAACCTACTTCCTGACATGCGGGTTCGAAGGGTTGGGGCTTGGACGGACTGATGTCGAGGCGTGTGAAACCCTGGTCACGGCCGCCGGTGTTGCGGCAGTTCCCGTGTCTGCCTTTTATGGATCGGATGCGCCCGAGGGCTACATTCGCTTCTGCTTCTGCAAGCAGGATGCCGTGATCGACGAAGCGCTCGCCCGTCTTTCCGCATTTTTGACTGCGGCCCGGGCCGAATCCGCTTAG
- a CDS encoding YHS domain-containing (seleno)protein: MFANLIRGSVAALVVVTGLVSSAFGAGFDVNATITGLALRGVDPVSYFVNGAPQDGDIAITEVHNGATYRFASEENRDLFKQNPEKYLPQYGGFCAFGAAMGVKVDGDPDLWKIVDNKLYLNLAPSIQERWNKDVPGFISKADENWVGLESVDPSSL; this comes from the coding sequence ATGTTTGCAAACCTCATTCGCGGCTCAGTTGCCGCCCTGGTCGTCGTCACCGGGCTTGTCTCCAGCGCTTTCGGTGCCGGTTTTGATGTCAACGCCACCATCACCGGCCTGGCCCTGCGCGGTGTCGATCCGGTTTCCTATTTCGTCAATGGCGCACCGCAGGACGGCGACATTGCCATTACCGAAGTTCACAATGGCGCCACCTACCGTTTCGCCTCTGAAGAGAACCGCGATCTCTTCAAGCAGAACCCGGAAAAATATCTTCCGCAATACGGCGGTTTCTGCGCCTTCGGTGCTGCCATGGGTGTGAAGGTCGATGGTGACCCGGACCTGTGGAAGATCGTCGACAACAAGCTTTACCTGAACCTCGCACCGTCGATCCAGGAACGTTGGAACAAGGACGTACCGGGCTTCATTTCCAAGGCTGACGAAAACTGGGTTGGTCTGGAAAGCGTCGACCCGAGCAGCCTCTAA
- a CDS encoding TetR/AcrR family transcriptional regulator — protein MARPREFDADEALEKAMELFWDVGYDEASLSELLDAMAITKGSFYKAFQDKQSVYLAALDRYNDQVVSNTVAFLGDPSEGAGRDRILALFGRIADLAQKDGDRLGCFLCNALVDKAGGAEAEAMLQAMTRRLENGFYRALRDDGLEGTEARGTARGVLTAYFGLRVLGRAGLSADMAADCIRQVERLLGRVH, from the coding sequence ATGGCAAGACCTCGGGAATTCGACGCCGATGAGGCATTGGAAAAAGCCATGGAGCTGTTCTGGGACGTTGGCTATGACGAAGCCTCGCTGTCCGAACTGCTCGATGCCATGGCCATTACCAAGGGTTCTTTCTACAAGGCATTCCAGGACAAACAGTCGGTCTATCTGGCGGCACTCGACAGGTACAACGATCAGGTTGTCAGCAACACGGTCGCTTTTCTAGGTGACCCTTCAGAAGGGGCAGGGCGGGACCGGATACTTGCCCTGTTCGGCCGCATTGCCGACCTCGCCCAGAAAGATGGCGACAGGCTTGGCTGCTTTCTGTGCAATGCCCTGGTCGACAAGGCGGGGGGCGCAGAGGCAGAGGCAATGCTGCAGGCCATGACAAGGCGTCTGGAAAATGGTTTTTACCGCGCGCTTCGGGACGATGGGCTTGAGGGGACAGAAGCTCGCGGCACCGCACGCGGCGTACTGACAGCCTATTTCGGCTTGCGTGTTCTCGGCCGGGCGGGGTTGTCCGCCGACATGGCGGCCGATTGCATCCGCCAGGTCGAGAGACTGCTTGGCCGTGTGCATTGA
- a CDS encoding pyroglutamyl-peptidase I family protein: MNTSGRKTVLVTGFSPFPGAPVNPTERLMRRLVKRIGAHQSGVDFVFHVLPTTWAGREDVTDRLRTTLSPDAIVHFGVDGTRRTINIETRAVNKAVRVRPDALGRAPARPELAISQERARSSTLPARALRDAALAAGAPAQLSTNAGTYLCNATLWDSIGSGIASIFVHVPALPKGPRDTRPAYPVIEEAAVRILRELARRLR; encoded by the coding sequence ATGAACACTTCAGGACGCAAGACCGTTCTGGTGACCGGTTTTTCGCCGTTCCCGGGGGCACCCGTCAATCCGACGGAGCGCCTCATGAGACGGCTCGTCAAACGGATTGGGGCGCATCAGTCAGGTGTCGACTTCGTCTTCCATGTCCTGCCGACAACCTGGGCAGGGCGTGAGGATGTCACAGACCGGCTCCGCACCACCCTTTCGCCAGACGCCATCGTGCACTTCGGCGTCGACGGGACGCGGCGAACGATCAATATTGAAACAAGGGCCGTCAACAAAGCCGTACGCGTGCGTCCGGATGCGTTGGGCAGAGCACCGGCGAGGCCGGAACTGGCAATCTCTCAAGAACGCGCACGGAGCTCAACCCTGCCTGCCAGGGCCCTGCGCGATGCTGCGCTTGCCGCAGGTGCACCCGCACAGCTTTCCACCAACGCCGGAACCTATCTCTGCAATGCCACCTTGTGGGATTCCATCGGCTCGGGCATTGCCAGCATCTTCGTTCACGTTCCGGCTTTGCCGAAAGGTCCGCGCGATACGAGACCCGCCTACCCTGTCATCGAGGAAGCCGCGGTCCGCATTCTGCGCGAACTGGCAAGGCGCCTGCGATAG
- a CDS encoding TIGR00730 family Rossman fold protein — MKSICVFCGSSYGALEAYADIARETGRAIAEQGYTLVYGGAKVGLMGTVADAALEAGGKVIGVLPRSLQDKEIGHEGLSELHLVDSMHERKAMMADLSDAFIALPGGVGTLEEIFEVWTWGQLGYHKKPCGFLNAEGYYDHLIAFLDHQTEQGFTKQVMRDMAQIASSPLDMIRQFENYTPPSAPKWINRDET; from the coding sequence ATGAAATCCATTTGCGTCTTTTGTGGCTCCAGCTACGGCGCTCTCGAGGCATATGCGGATATTGCGCGCGAAACGGGACGCGCCATCGCCGAACAGGGCTACACGCTTGTCTATGGCGGCGCCAAGGTCGGCCTGATGGGCACAGTTGCCGACGCGGCACTTGAAGCCGGCGGCAAGGTGATCGGGGTGCTGCCGCGATCTCTTCAGGACAAGGAAATCGGTCACGAAGGTTTGAGCGAACTGCATCTCGTGGATTCGATGCATGAGCGCAAGGCGATGATGGCAGACTTGTCCGACGCTTTCATAGCCCTTCCGGGCGGCGTTGGTACGCTCGAAGAGATTTTCGAAGTCTGGACCTGGGGCCAGCTCGGTTATCACAAGAAGCCCTGCGGTTTCCTCAATGCCGAAGGCTACTACGATCACCTGATCGCCTTCCTCGACCACCAGACAGAGCAGGGTTTCACCAAACAGGTGATGCGCGACATGGCGCAGATCGCCAGTTCGCCGCTGGATATGATCCGCCAGTTCGAAAACTATACGCCCCCTTCCGCACCCAAATGGATCAATCGGGACGAGACCTGA